In Capsicum annuum cultivar UCD-10X-F1 chromosome 11, UCD10Xv1.1, whole genome shotgun sequence, one genomic interval encodes:
- the LOC107852289 gene encoding uncharacterized protein LOC107852289 yields the protein MPAVIFKSRVYYGIMAEECKRTIVGRFLKQRPQIDKIRSSFRELISMKGSYKIGAYDNHNVSLDFSIEEEFKNVWFRRVIEIEGMQMWLQKWSPDFKPKEDIPVAPVWILLPGLPFNMHNWHYVKQILSSVGTPLALDVATASKTRPSMAKVRVEIDLLKPRIESVWVGNEDENSPLKGFTQKLEYEAILKYCKHCKKLGHNMLNCRVLERLRAKETLAYDGKEVVDNLEGAQLNNKESANANEMEIAKNIQPTLVDTQVNTNENAKDQEEEAEKNNDSGPVLECGQAQNKLKSVKVKSPCMAERTKNKKKKNNKTKKMLKKKSTVIFKLV from the coding sequence ATGCCTGCAGTCATATTTAAATCAAGGGTTTACTATGGAATTATGGCGGAAGAGTGTAAAAGAACAATTGTTGGCAGGTTCCTGAAACAAAGGCCCCAAATTGACAAAATTAGATCAAGTTTCAGAGAATTAATTTCGATGAAAGGATCCTATAAAATTGGGGCCTATGATAACCATAATGTTTCCTTGGACTTTTCCATCGAAGAAGAATTCAAAAATGTTTGGTTTCGGAGAGTAATTGAGATCGAAGGTATGCAAATGTGGCTTCAGAAATGGTCCCCGGATTTCAAGCCGAAGGAAGACATACCAGTTGCTCCGGTATGGATTCTTCTTCCTGGTCTTCCTTTTAATATGCATAACTGGCATTATGTTAAGCAAATTCTTAGCTCTGTGGGTACTCCGTTGGCACTTGATGTCGCTACTGCTAGCAAAACAAGACCGAGTATGGCCAAAGTTCGTGTCGAAATTGATCTTCTTAAGCCTCGAATTGAATCTGTGTGGGTTGGTAATGAAGATGAAAACTCCCCGTTGAAAGGTTTTACACAAAAATTGGAATACGAAGCTATCCTCAAATATTGCAAACACTGCAAAAAATTGGGACATAACATGTTAAATTGCAGGGTTCTAGAAAGGTTAAGGGCCAAGGAAACATTAGCATATGATGGAAAGGAAGTAGTAGATAACTTAGAAGGTGCACAATTAAACAACAAAGAATCTGCCAATGCTAATGAGATGGAGATTGCAAAAAATATTCAACCTACTCTTGTAGACACACAGGTAAACACCAATGAGAATGCTAAGGatcaagaagaagaagcagaGAAAAATAATGACTCTGGCCCTGTCTTAGAATGCGGTCAAGCACAAAATAAGTTGAAGTCTGTGAAGGTGAAGAGTCCTTGTATGGCTGAAAgaaccaaaaacaaaaagaagaagaataataaaaccaagaaaatgCTGAAAAAGAAAAGCACAGTTATTTTCAAACTTGTATAG